From one Thalassobaculum sp. OXR-137 genomic stretch:
- a CDS encoding MBL fold metallo-hydrolase codes for MRTLSLTATGTKLAVAALAFSAALAAAPAAAQTVKITPLGSHDGEFCPFDRAMIFEDPDGTRLLYDAGRTVAGAEDARLGTIDAILVSHMHGDHVGDRHISAVNAGECGKPDVSVAVAPNTNSVNIALAKNAAIVTGSEMPSFFAGKLKALGGDPAKSQLVRFGASRKVGGVTVTTVPAVHSNGISGAFIDGDLGHMLSSAGLTAYAGPPTGYVLTFSNGLVAYLSGDTGVTAEQETVVGRQYKAKLVVMNIGDTFTTGPTEAAYVINDLIKPAAVIPSHANEVATKDGTVIAGTKTDTFMKALSVPAHLPLSGRTMEFDGAGACTAGC; via the coding sequence ATGCGTACCCTCAGTCTGACCGCGACCGGCACCAAGCTCGCCGTCGCCGCGCTCGCCTTTTCCGCCGCCCTGGCCGCCGCGCCGGCCGCGGCCCAGACCGTCAAGATCACGCCGCTCGGCAGTCATGACGGCGAGTTCTGCCCGTTCGACCGGGCGATGATCTTCGAGGATCCCGACGGCACCCGCCTGCTCTACGACGCCGGCCGCACCGTCGCCGGGGCCGAGGATGCCCGGCTCGGCACCATCGACGCCATCCTGGTCAGCCACATGCACGGCGACCATGTGGGCGACCGCCATATCAGCGCGGTGAATGCCGGCGAGTGCGGCAAGCCGGACGTGAGCGTCGCCGTCGCCCCCAACACCAATTCGGTCAACATCGCGCTGGCCAAGAACGCCGCCATCGTCACCGGCAGCGAGATGCCGAGCTTCTTCGCCGGCAAGCTGAAGGCCCTGGGCGGCGATCCGGCCAAGTCCCAGCTCGTGCGCTTCGGCGCCTCGCGCAAGGTCGGCGGCGTCACCGTCACCACGGTGCCGGCCGTCCATTCCAACGGCATCAGCGGCGCCTTCATCGACGGCGATCTCGGCCACATGCTGTCCTCCGCCGGGCTGACCGCCTATGCCGGCCCGCCGACCGGCTATGTGCTGACCTTCTCCAACGGCCTGGTCGCCTATCTCTCCGGGGATACGGGGGTGACCGCCGAGCAGGAGACGGTGGTCGGCCGGCAGTACAAGGCCAAGCTGGTGGTCATGAACATCGGCGACACCTTCACCACCGGGCCGACCGAGGCGGCCTATGTGATCAACGACCTGATCAAGCCGGCCGCCGTGATCCCGTCCCACGCCAACGAGGTCGCCACCAAGGACGGCACGGTGATCGCCGGGACCAAGACCGACACCTTCATGAAGGCGCTCTCGGTGCCGGCTCATCTGCCGCTGAGCGGGCGGACCATGGAGTTCGACGGCGCCGGCGCCTGCACCGCCGGCTGCTGA
- a CDS encoding ABC transporter ATP-binding protein, protein MNATETTTANPTAGTGTGTADYRAPAAGTAPFFRVQDIHAYYGESYIVQGVSFDVQEQDIVALLGRNGAGKTSTLRTIARTEKPALQRGEIWLHGQPLHSMKAFEAARLGVQLVPEDRRIIPGLTVEENLQLAQVEEPIGWPLERIYDHFPRLAERRRQDAVTMSGGEQQMLAVARALARDLKLLLLDEPYEGLAPTIVKEIEGILESVKQLGITTIIVEQNAIAALHLANRALILDMGQIVFDGSAQEVLDNDDLRHEYLAI, encoded by the coding sequence ATGAACGCCACCGAGACCACCACTGCGAACCCGACCGCCGGCACCGGCACCGGCACCGCCGATTACCGCGCGCCCGCCGCCGGCACTGCCCCGTTCTTCCGGGTGCAGGACATCCACGCCTATTACGGCGAATCCTACATCGTCCAGGGCGTCTCCTTCGACGTGCAGGAGCAGGACATCGTCGCCCTGCTCGGCCGCAACGGTGCGGGCAAGACCTCCACCCTGCGAACCATCGCCCGCACCGAGAAACCGGCTCTGCAGCGCGGCGAGATCTGGCTGCACGGCCAGCCGCTGCACAGCATGAAGGCGTTCGAGGCGGCCCGGCTCGGTGTCCAGCTCGTGCCCGAGGACCGGCGGATCATCCCCGGCCTGACGGTCGAGGAGAACCTGCAGCTCGCCCAGGTGGAGGAGCCGATCGGCTGGCCGCTGGAGCGGATCTACGACCACTTCCCCCGCCTCGCCGAGCGCCGCCGCCAGGACGCCGTCACCATGTCCGGCGGCGAGCAGCAGATGCTGGCGGTCGCCCGGGCGCTGGCCCGCGACCTGAAGCTGCTGCTGCTGGACGAGCCCTACGAGGGTCTGGCGCCGACCATCGTCAAGGAGATCGAGGGCATCCTGGAGAGCGTGAAGCAGCTCGGGATCACCACGATCATCGTCGAGCAGAACGCCATCGCCGCCCTGCACCTGGCGAACCGGGCGCTGATCCTCGACATGGGCCAGATCGTGTTCGACGGCTCGGCCCAGGAGGTGCTCGACAACGACGACCTGCGCCACGAATACCTGGCGATCTGA
- a CDS encoding ABC transporter ATP-binding protein, with protein sequence MSILTVQGVNKSFAGLKALNQVNLKVEQGQVHAIIGPNGAGKSTLLNCFVGRLEPDTGTVMFDGQSLLNRRPHEINQLGVARVFQTPEIFPDLSLLENVMIPAFAHRDGSFTLNWLPRIDGEAEIRDKAMHMLEDVGLADNRSDHAGALSRGDKRRLELAMCLVQEPRLLLLDEPTAGMSRADTNNTIDLLKRIGERGITKIVIEHDMHVVFSLAHKVSVLAQGTVIAEGTPEEIRGNPKVQEAYLGGAHL encoded by the coding sequence ATGTCGATCCTAACCGTCCAGGGCGTGAACAAGTCCTTCGCCGGCCTCAAGGCGCTCAATCAGGTGAACCTGAAGGTCGAGCAGGGCCAGGTGCACGCCATCATCGGCCCGAACGGCGCCGGCAAGTCGACGCTGCTGAACTGCTTCGTCGGAAGGCTGGAACCGGATACCGGCACCGTCATGTTCGACGGCCAGTCGCTGCTAAACCGGCGGCCGCACGAGATCAACCAGCTCGGCGTCGCCCGGGTGTTCCAGACGCCGGAGATCTTCCCCGATCTCTCGCTGCTGGAGAACGTGATGATCCCGGCCTTCGCCCATCGCGACGGCTCGTTCACCCTGAACTGGCTGCCGCGCATCGACGGCGAGGCGGAGATCCGCGACAAGGCCATGCACATGCTGGAGGATGTCGGGCTGGCCGATAACCGCTCCGACCATGCCGGTGCCCTGTCGCGCGGCGACAAGCGGCGGCTGGAGCTGGCCATGTGCCTGGTGCAGGAGCCCCGGCTGCTGCTGCTCGACGAGCCGACCGCCGGCATGTCGCGGGCCGACACCAACAACACCATCGACCTGCTGAAGCGGATCGGCGAGCGCGGCATCACCAAGATCGTCATCGAACACGACATGCACGTGGTGTTCTCGCTGGCCCACAAGGTCTCCGTCCTGGCCCAGGGCACCGTCATCGCCGAGGGCACGCCGGAGGAGATCCGGGGCAATCCCAAGGTGCAGGAAGCCTATCTGGGCGGCGCCCACCTGTAA
- a CDS encoding branched-chain amino acid ABC transporter permease encodes MAASSTSAFGTSGRSDLLFLVLFAAAVLTAPLWASLIGAGYPDLLQKWAIYGLFAIGFNILFGLTGYLSFGHAAFLGVGSYTAVWSFKLLGMNVLPAVIFAMMTAGVFALAIGYISLRRSGIYFSILTLAFAQMSYNLAYSVLTPITNGETGLTVLPSDPRILEQLTGTRDTVSTPTTSLFGLEMTGYPGFYFCAVVLIIGFFVAMKIARSPFGTMLKAIKSNQTRMNYTGFNTRPYTLAAFIISGMYAGLAGALLASTDPLAGAERMQWTASGEVVLMTILGGAGTLLGPVLGAAVIKYFENIFSAFNEQVLMEMFNFLPATLQEAAVAVAGLFVGEGWHLTLGVVFMLIVIFLPGGIMEGIRRVQKMFRRSDGASRSDTVSESA; translated from the coding sequence ATGGCCGCCTCTTCGACCTCCGCCTTCGGCACCAGCGGCCGCAGCGACCTGCTCTTCCTGGTGCTGTTCGCCGCCGCCGTGCTGACCGCGCCGCTCTGGGCCAGCCTGATCGGCGCCGGCTATCCCGACCTGCTGCAGAAATGGGCGATCTACGGCCTGTTCGCGATCGGCTTCAACATCCTGTTCGGCCTGACCGGCTACCTGTCCTTCGGCCACGCCGCCTTCCTGGGCGTCGGCTCCTACACGGCGGTCTGGTCGTTCAAGCTGCTGGGCATGAACGTGCTGCCGGCGGTGATCTTCGCGATGATGACCGCAGGGGTGTTCGCGCTGGCCATCGGCTATATCAGCCTGCGCCGCTCGGGCATCTACTTCTCGATCCTGACCCTGGCCTTCGCCCAGATGTCCTACAACCTCGCCTATTCGGTGCTCACGCCGATCACCAACGGCGAGACCGGGCTGACGGTGCTGCCGAGCGACCCGCGCATCCTGGAGCAGCTCACCGGCACCCGCGACACCGTCTCGACCCCGACGACCTCGCTGTTCGGGCTGGAGATGACCGGCTATCCGGGCTTCTACTTCTGCGCGGTGGTGCTGATCATCGGCTTCTTCGTCGCCATGAAGATCGCCCGCTCGCCCTTCGGCACCATGCTGAAAGCGATCAAGTCGAACCAGACCCGGATGAACTACACCGGGTTCAACACCCGCCCCTACACGCTCGCCGCCTTCATCATCTCCGGCATGTATGCCGGGCTGGCGGGCGCGCTGCTGGCCTCCACCGACCCGCTGGCCGGGGCGGAGCGCATGCAGTGGACCGCCTCGGGCGAGGTCGTGCTCATGACCATCCTCGGCGGGGCCGGCACCCTGCTCGGCCCGGTGCTGGGCGCGGCGGTGATCAAGTACTTCGAGAACATCTTCTCCGCCTTCAACGAGCAGGTCCTGATGGAGATGTTCAACTTCCTGCCGGCCACCCTGCAGGAGGCGGCGGTCGCCGTCGCCGGCCTGTTCGTCGGCGAGGGCTGGCACCTGACCCTCGGCGTGGTCTTCATGCTGATCGTGATCTTCCTTCCGGGCGGGATCATGGAAGGCATCCGCCGGGTCCAAAAGATGTTCCGGCGGTCGGACGGGGCCTCGCGCTCCGACACCGTCAGCGAATCGGCCTGA
- a CDS encoding branched-chain amino acid ABC transporter permease gives MDAFVLQMLNGLDKGGAYALIALGLTLIFGTLGVVNFAHGALFMLGAFCAVSIQKLLTLSKKVKDESITFFDAYKEIPYLETWFGDTGSVIIDYAVPISVLAAIPIMLIIGLIMERGLIRFFYNRSHAEQILVTFGLAIVLQELVKAIFGANPIPTPAPEVVAGSADLGIWFGVPGTIVYPYWRLIYLFFSLAVIGGVFAFLQFTTFGMVVRAGMQDRETVGLLGIHVERRFTIVFGIAAVVAGLAGVMYTPILPPDYHIGMEFLVLSFVVVVVGGMGSLPGAVLAGFLLGILQSFASMNEVKSIIPGIDQIIIYLIAVIVLQVRPRGLLGRKGVMEG, from the coding sequence ATGGACGCTTTCGTTCTTCAGATGTTGAACGGGCTCGACAAGGGCGGCGCTTACGCGCTGATCGCCCTGGGGCTGACCCTGATCTTCGGCACGCTGGGGGTGGTGAACTTCGCCCACGGCGCCCTGTTCATGCTGGGCGCCTTCTGTGCCGTATCGATCCAGAAGCTGCTGACGCTGTCCAAGAAGGTGAAGGACGAAAGCATCACCTTCTTCGACGCCTATAAGGAAATCCCCTACCTGGAGACCTGGTTCGGCGACACCGGAAGCGTGATCATCGATTACGCGGTGCCGATCTCCGTGCTCGCCGCCATCCCGATCATGCTGATCATCGGCCTGATCATGGAGCGCGGCCTCATCCGCTTCTTCTACAACCGCTCCCATGCCGAGCAGATCCTGGTCACCTTCGGCCTGGCGATTGTGCTGCAGGAGCTGGTGAAGGCGATCTTCGGCGCCAACCCGATCCCGACGCCGGCCCCCGAAGTGGTCGCCGGCAGTGCCGATCTCGGCATCTGGTTCGGTGTGCCCGGGACCATCGTCTATCCATACTGGCGCCTGATCTACCTGTTCTTCTCGCTCGCCGTGATCGGCGGGGTCTTCGCCTTCCTGCAGTTCACCACCTTCGGCATGGTCGTGCGCGCCGGGATGCAGGACCGCGAGACGGTCGGCCTGCTGGGCATCCATGTGGAGCGCCGCTTCACCATCGTCTTCGGCATCGCCGCGGTCGTCGCCGGGCTCGCCGGCGTGATGTACACGCCGATCCTGCCGCCCGACTACCACATCGGCATGGAGTTCCTGGTGCTGTCCTTCGTGGTGGTCGTCGTCGGCGGCATGGGCTCGCTGCCCGGCGCCGTCCTGGCCGGCTTCCTGCTGGGCATCCTGCAGTCCTTCGCCTCGATGAACGAGGTGAAGTCCATCATTCCCGGCATCGACCAGATCATCATCTACCTGATCGCCGTGATCGTGTTGCAAGTCCGTCCTCGTGGCCTGTTGGGTCGCAAGGGCGTGATGGAGGGTTAG
- a CDS encoding substrate-binding protein, producing the protein MTVFDKGVSRRSLMKGGVALTAGLAAPHFFTKSAYAYLNEPKGGTVTLGFNVPQTGAYADEGADELRAYQLAVKHINGEGDGGMLNTFSSKALKGNGILGKKVEYVTGDTQTKSDAARASAKRMIEKDGVVMVTGGSSSGVAIAVQSLCQEAGIIFMAGLTHSNDTTGKDRRANGFRHFFNAYQSGQALAPVLEENYGKDRKAYHLTADYTWGWTQEESIADATEALGWQTVEKVRTPLGAGDFSQYITPVLNSGADVLILNHYGKDMVNSLTQAVQFGLRDKQVNGKDFAIVVPLYSRLMAQGAGENVKGIFGSTNWHWSLSDAGSQAFVKSFGAEYGFPPSQAAHTCYVQALLYADAAERAGTFAPCDLGKALEGFEFDGMGNGPTLYRAEDHQCFKKVLVVKGKDNPTSQFDLLEVVKEVEREKVTYDANIPQFAGSLGSCNNGA; encoded by the coding sequence ATGACCGTCTTCGATAAGGGCGTCTCACGCCGCTCGCTGATGAAGGGGGGTGTCGCGCTGACCGCCGGCCTCGCCGCCCCGCATTTCTTCACCAAGAGCGCCTATGCCTATCTGAACGAGCCGAAGGGCGGCACCGTCACCCTCGGCTTCAACGTGCCGCAGACCGGCGCGTATGCCGACGAGGGCGCGGACGAACTGCGCGCCTACCAGCTCGCCGTGAAGCACATCAACGGCGAAGGTGACGGCGGCATGCTGAACACCTTCTCGTCCAAGGCCCTGAAGGGCAACGGCATCCTCGGCAAGAAGGTCGAGTACGTCACGGGCGACACCCAGACCAAGTCCGACGCCGCCCGCGCATCCGCCAAGCGGATGATTGAAAAGGACGGCGTGGTGATGGTGACCGGCGGCTCGTCCTCCGGCGTGGCCATCGCGGTGCAGTCGCTGTGCCAGGAAGCCGGCATCATCTTCATGGCCGGTCTGACGCACTCCAACGACACCACCGGCAAGGACCGCCGGGCCAACGGCTTCCGCCACTTCTTCAACGCCTATCAGTCCGGCCAGGCGCTGGCGCCGGTGCTTGAGGAAAACTACGGCAAGGACCGCAAGGCCTACCACCTGACGGCCGACTACACCTGGGGCTGGACCCAGGAAGAGTCGATCGCCGACGCCACCGAGGCTCTCGGCTGGCAGACCGTCGAGAAGGTCCGCACGCCGCTCGGCGCCGGTGACTTCTCGCAGTACATCACGCCGGTGCTGAACTCCGGCGCCGACGTGCTGATCCTGAACCACTACGGCAAGGACATGGTCAACTCGCTGACCCAGGCCGTGCAGTTCGGTCTGCGCGACAAGCAGGTCAACGGTAAGGACTTCGCCATCGTCGTTCCGCTCTACAGCCGCCTGATGGCGCAGGGTGCCGGCGAGAACGTGAAGGGGATCTTCGGGTCGACCAACTGGCACTGGTCGCTGAGCGACGCGGGCTCCCAGGCCTTCGTGAAGTCGTTCGGCGCCGAGTACGGCTTCCCGCCGTCCCAGGCCGCCCACACCTGCTACGTCCAGGCGCTGCTCTACGCCGATGCGGCCGAGCGGGCCGGCACCTTCGCTCCCTGCGATCTCGGCAAGGCCCTGGAGGGCTTCGAGTTCGACGGCATGGGCAACGGTCCGACCCTGTACCGCGCGGAAGACCACCAGTGCTTCAAGAAGGTGCTGGTCGTGAAGGGTAAGGACAACCCGACCTCGCAGTTCGACCTTCTGGAAGTGGTGAAGGAAGTCGAGCGGGAGAAGGTGACCTACGACGCCAACATCCCGCAGTTCGCCGGCAGCCTCGGCAGCTGCAACAACGGCGCCTGA
- a CDS encoding helix-turn-helix domain-containing protein: MALELAGFRIRERRKQLDLTQSGLAQAVGISPSYLNLIESGKRNIAGGLLNRLAAALDLDAETLAGTTERRVIDDLREMAADPRLKAARMPEEGAQDLVARHLDWAQSMLALYRAYIDQAETVSALSDRLSRDPFLGDLIHQVLTHITALRSVSEILENVDDMPPEQKRRFQGMMTEESAKLSDVAQALTDVFQVPEADTRSVTPAEEVDDFLIERRNHFPELEAAAARMRRDVERQGETMMSALIDYLDRRHGISVVNRGRTAAEAPSGERFRNHCRFDAETKTLMFLDNASISTRRFQLARVAAELELGDVLAREIDDPRLSSDAARSQAFRALASYAASAALLPYESFLEDAVACRYDIEVLRQRYAASFEQVAHRLITLRRRGMEGIPFAFLRSNPAGHATKRFPLPGLPLPRYGHACPLWAIYQSFQTPDRVVRQLAEFPDRGRFLFVARTVTKQPATFHEPPVLHSVMLACEAVHADATVYADGLDLSAREMAARVGASCRLCPRIECLHREEESIVRNPAL; encoded by the coding sequence ATGGCCTTGGAACTTGCCGGTTTCCGCATTCGCGAGCGCCGCAAGCAGCTCGACCTGACCCAGTCGGGGCTGGCCCAGGCCGTGGGGATCTCGCCGTCCTATCTGAACCTGATCGAATCCGGGAAGCGCAACATCGCCGGCGGCCTGCTGAACCGGCTCGCCGCGGCCCTGGACCTGGATGCCGAGACCCTGGCCGGCACCACCGAGCGCCGGGTAATCGACGACCTGCGCGAGATGGCCGCCGACCCCCGGCTCAAGGCGGCGCGGATGCCGGAGGAGGGGGCGCAGGACCTGGTCGCCCGGCACCTGGATTGGGCGCAGTCGATGCTGGCCCTGTACCGTGCCTATATCGACCAGGCGGAGACCGTGTCGGCGCTGTCCGACCGGCTCAGCCGCGACCCGTTCCTGGGCGACCTGATCCACCAGGTGCTGACCCATATCACCGCCCTGCGCTCGGTCTCCGAGATCCTGGAGAATGTCGACGACATGCCGCCGGAACAGAAGCGGCGGTTCCAGGGGATGATGACCGAGGAGAGCGCCAAGCTCAGCGACGTGGCCCAGGCGCTGACCGACGTGTTCCAGGTGCCGGAGGCCGACACCCGCTCGGTCACCCCGGCCGAGGAGGTCGACGACTTTCTCATCGAGCGGCGCAACCATTTCCCCGAGCTGGAGGCCGCCGCCGCCCGGATGCGCCGCGACGTGGAGCGCCAGGGCGAGACGATGATGAGCGCGCTGATCGACTATCTCGACCGGCGCCACGGCATCTCGGTGGTCAACCGCGGGCGCACCGCCGCCGAGGCGCCGAGCGGCGAACGCTTCCGCAACCATTGCCGCTTCGATGCCGAGACCAAGACCCTGATGTTCCTCGACAACGCCTCGATCTCCACCCGGCGATTCCAACTCGCCCGGGTCGCGGCGGAGCTGGAGCTGGGGGACGTCCTCGCCCGGGAGATCGACGATCCGCGCCTCTCCAGCGACGCCGCCCGCAGCCAGGCGTTCCGGGCGCTGGCCTCCTATGCCGCCAGCGCCGCCCTGCTGCCCTACGAGAGTTTTCTGGAGGATGCGGTCGCCTGCCGCTACGACATCGAGGTGCTGCGCCAGCGCTATGCCGCCAGCTTCGAGCAGGTGGCGCATCGGCTTATCACCCTGCGGCGGCGGGGGATGGAGGGCATCCCGTTCGCCTTCCTGCGCTCCAACCCCGCCGGCCACGCCACCAAACGCTTCCCCTTGCCGGGCCTGCCGCTGCCGCGTTATGGCCATGCCTGTCCGCTCTGGGCAATCTACCAGTCGTTCCAGACGCCGGACCGGGTGGTGCGGCAGCTCGCGGAGTTTCCCGACCGGGGGCGCTTTCTGTTCGTCGCCCGCACCGTGACCAAGCAGCCGGCCACTTTCCACGAGCCGCCGGTGCTGCATTCGGTCATGCTGGCCTGCGAGGCGGTGCATGCGGACGCCACGGTCTATGCCGACGGTCTGGACCTGTCGGCGCGCGAGATGGCGGCGCGGGTGGGAGCGAGCTGTCGGCTCTGCCCGCGGATCGAATGTCTGCACCGCGAAGAGGAATCGATTGTCCGGAATCCGGCGCTGTGA
- a CDS encoding response regulator transcription factor: protein MPAHVLIAEDEPNIVESLSFILSREGCEVTAVFDGRAVIDKIGTMRPNLVILDVMLPKMNGFEVLKWIKSNPDLKGVPVMILTAKGQEKDRKTAEELGADAFVTKPFSNREVVERVMTLASA, encoded by the coding sequence GTGCCGGCACATGTGCTGATCGCCGAGGACGAACCGAACATCGTCGAATCCCTGAGTTTTATTCTGAGTCGGGAGGGCTGCGAGGTGACGGCCGTCTTCGATGGCCGCGCGGTGATCGACAAGATCGGGACCATGCGGCCCAACCTGGTGATCCTCGACGTGATGCTGCCGAAGATGAACGGGTTCGAGGTCCTGAAATGGATCAAGAGCAATCCGGACCTGAAGGGCGTGCCGGTGATGATCCTGACCGCCAAGGGCCAGGAAAAGGACCGCAAGACGGCCGAGGAACTGGGGGCGGACGCCTTCGTGACCAAACCGTTCTCCAACCGCGAAGTGGTGGAGCGGGTCATGACCCTGGCGTCGGCCTGA
- a CDS encoding ATP-binding protein — protein MLSANVVLVTALAYVALLFIVAFVSDRRARAGRVGLAHSPLIYTLSISVYCTSWTFYGAVGSAARDGLEFVTIYLGPTLVFVGWWFVLRKLVRIGRVHRISSVADLVSSRYGKSTTLAVLVTVIAVIASTPYIALQLKAVTISFSVVGSAGNEAVIDVSTAFWVAAGMAAFTILFGTRNIDANERHHGVVAAIALEALVKLIALLAVGIFVVFGVAGGLGEVFAMPGASIVIDPDTVYGPRWVAMTFLAGTAILCLPRQFQVTVVENADEAQLRTASWLFPLYLFLMCCSILPIAIAGLTLLPPGANPDMFVLTLPMAQGQDALALLAFIGGFSSATSMVIVACIALSIMVSNHIVIPVVLRLPVLSQAVSGDMKRLLLVSRRVSIGLLLLLGFGYFVASAQSDALAAMGLIAFAGAAQILPAMVGGLYWRSASKAGAAAGMFAGFVVWIYTLVLPNFEGVWFVTQTLMVEGPWGLGWLRPHALFGVQGEDPMVHSVFWSMTVNVVLFVVVSLIREQNPLERLQGTLFVDVFRNPAESEGRFITRSATVDDLYIMTQRILGAEEAQRVFAEFAQRQGAVGDMPRPDAAFISHLERLLAGGIGAASARVMISQVVTGETISLDELIRLVDETQQVIEYSQRLEAKSQELQDTAKALQDANERLRMLDAQKDDFLSQVSHEVRTPMASIRSFSEILLDNPDLESERSRKYLKIIQDETLRLSRLLDEILDVSHLDSGQFALRLEEVDAARILEHAVETCRGMAASAGVTIDYGACVAEAPIRADGDRLAQVFMNILSNAIKYNTSEEPRVTVSSRVDGGTYFAYVDDNGPGIPAEDRERIFAKFARGRELTPGHRTGAGLGLSISRSIARMLGGDLELLPEPGRGMGRGGARFRLRLPLRRETAAAAGE, from the coding sequence ATGCTCTCCGCCAATGTCGTCCTGGTCACCGCACTCGCCTATGTGGCGCTGCTGTTCATCGTGGCCTTCGTCAGCGACCGCCGGGCCCGCGCCGGCCGGGTGGGTCTCGCCCATTCGCCGCTGATCTACACCCTGTCGATCTCGGTCTACTGCACGTCCTGGACCTTCTACGGCGCTGTCGGCTCGGCCGCCCGCGACGGGCTGGAGTTCGTGACGATCTATCTGGGGCCGACCCTGGTCTTCGTCGGCTGGTGGTTCGTGCTGCGCAAGCTGGTGCGGATCGGCCGGGTGCACCGGATCTCCTCGGTGGCGGACCTGGTCTCCTCGCGCTACGGCAAGAGCACCACCCTGGCGGTGCTGGTCACCGTCATCGCCGTGATCGCCAGCACCCCCTACATCGCGCTCCAGCTCAAGGCGGTGACCATCAGCTTCTCGGTGGTCGGCAGCGCCGGCAACGAGGCGGTGATCGACGTCTCGACCGCCTTCTGGGTGGCCGCCGGCATGGCCGCCTTCACCATCCTGTTCGGCACCCGCAACATCGACGCCAACGAGCGCCACCACGGGGTGGTCGCCGCCATCGCGCTGGAGGCGCTGGTCAAGCTGATCGCCCTGCTGGCGGTCGGCATCTTCGTGGTCTTCGGCGTGGCCGGCGGGCTCGGCGAGGTCTTCGCCATGCCGGGGGCGAGCATCGTCATCGACCCGGACACGGTCTACGGCCCGCGCTGGGTGGCGATGACCTTCCTTGCCGGCACCGCCATCCTGTGCCTGCCGCGCCAGTTCCAGGTGACGGTGGTGGAGAACGCCGACGAGGCGCAGCTCCGCACCGCCTCCTGGCTGTTCCCGCTGTATCTCTTCCTGATGTGCTGCTCGATCCTGCCGATCGCCATCGCCGGGCTGACCCTGCTGCCGCCGGGGGCCAATCCGGACATGTTCGTGCTGACCCTGCCCATGGCCCAGGGCCAGGACGCGCTGGCGCTGCTCGCCTTCATCGGTGGCTTCTCCTCGGCGACGTCCATGGTGATCGTCGCCTGCATCGCCCTGTCGATCATGGTCTCCAACCACATCGTGATCCCGGTGGTGCTGCGCCTGCCGGTGCTCAGCCAGGCGGTCAGCGGCGACATGAAGCGGCTGCTGCTGGTCAGCCGGCGGGTCAGCATCGGCCTGCTGCTGCTGCTGGGCTTCGGCTATTTCGTCGCCAGCGCCCAGTCCGACGCGCTCGCCGCCATGGGCCTGATCGCCTTCGCCGGCGCCGCCCAGATCCTGCCGGCGATGGTCGGCGGCCTGTACTGGCGCTCGGCCTCCAAGGCCGGGGCGGCGGCCGGCATGTTCGCTGGCTTCGTTGTGTGGATCTACACGCTGGTGCTGCCGAATTTCGAGGGCGTCTGGTTCGTCACCCAGACCCTGATGGTCGAAGGCCCCTGGGGCCTCGGCTGGCTGCGGCCGCATGCGCTGTTCGGTGTCCAGGGCGAGGACCCCATGGTCCATTCGGTGTTCTGGAGCATGACCGTCAACGTGGTCCTGTTCGTGGTCGTGTCGCTGATCCGCGAGCAGAACCCGCTGGAGCGGCTGCAGGGCACCCTGTTCGTCGACGTGTTCCGCAATCCGGCGGAGAGCGAGGGGCGGTTCATCACCCGCTCGGCGACGGTGGACGACCTCTACATCATGACCCAGCGGATCCTCGGCGCGGAGGAGGCGCAGCGGGTCTTCGCCGAGTTCGCCCAGCGCCAGGGGGCGGTCGGCGACATGCCGCGCCCGGACGCGGCCTTCATCTCCCATCTGGAACGGCTGCTCGCCGGCGGCATCGGCGCCGCCTCGGCCCGGGTGATGATCAGCCAGGTGGTGACCGGCGAGACCATCAGCCTGGACGAACTGATCCGGCTGGTCGATGAGACCCAGCAGGTGATCGAGTACTCCCAGCGCCTGGAGGCGAAGTCCCAGGAACTGCAGGACACCGCCAAGGCCCTGCAGGACGCCAACGAGCGGCTGCGGATGCTGGATGCCCAGAAGGACGATTTCCTCAGTCAGGTGAGCCACGAGGTGCGCACGCCGATGGCGTCGATCCGGTCGTTCTCGGAGATCCTGCTCGACAACCCGGACCTGGAATCCGAACGCTCGCGCAAATACCTGAAGATCATCCAGGACGAGACCCTGCGCCTGTCGCGGCTGCTGGACGAGATCCTCGACGTCTCGCATCTGGACAGCGGTCAGTTCGCCCTGCGCCTGGAGGAGGTCGACGCGGCCCGCATCCTGGAACACGCGGTGGAGACCTGCCGCGGCATGGCGGCCAGCGCCGGGGTGACCATCGACTACGGCGCCTGCGTCGCCGAGGCGCCGATCCGCGCCGACGGCGACCGGCTGGCCCAGGTCTTCATGAACATCCTGTCGAACGCCATCAAGTACAACACCAGCGAGGAGCCGCGGGTGACCGTCAGCAGCCGGGTCGATGGCGGCACCTATTTCGCCTATGTGGACGACAATGGGCCGGGCATCCCGGCGGAGGACCGGGAGCGGATCTTCGCCAAGTTCGCCCGCGGCCGGGAGCTGACCCCGGGCCACCGCACCGGGGCCGGGCTCGGCCTGTCGATCAGCCGCAGCATCGCCCGCATGCTCGGCGGCGACCTGGAACTGCTGCCGGAGCCCGGTCGGGGTATGGGGCGCGGCGGGGCGCGCTTCCGGCTGCGGCTGCCGTTGCGGCGGGAAACCGCAGCCGCGGCGGGTGAATAA